From Vicinamibacterales bacterium, a single genomic window includes:
- a CDS encoding A/G-specific adenine glycosylase, whose translation MGIIEDGARSARRGRRARGSSALAVPEPPDRRRFRRRLLEWYRQNGRDLPWRRTSDPYHILVSEVMLQQTQVDRVLPKYHEWLAKYPSLEALAGAPESDVTATWRPLGYNIRPRRLHAIARESVERYGGQLPSDEATLRSFKGIGEYTAGAVMSFAFRQRAAILDTNVARVLFRVFVGRGEPKAHAMRKHLWEVSRTVLPHRHVFDFNQALMDFGATLCTARKPKCLVCPMRPSCRAYPFNPDNEHPSPRSGTRA comes from the coding sequence TTGGGGATTATAGAAGATGGTGCACGAAGCGCCCGCCGGGGGCGCCGGGCCAGGGGATCGAGCGCGCTCGCGGTTCCGGAGCCGCCGGACCGCAGGCGCTTCCGCCGGCGGCTCCTCGAGTGGTACCGCCAGAACGGACGCGACCTGCCGTGGCGCAGGACCAGCGATCCCTATCACATCCTCGTCTCGGAGGTGATGCTGCAGCAGACGCAGGTGGATCGCGTACTGCCGAAGTATCACGAATGGCTGGCGAAGTACCCCAGCCTGGAGGCCCTCGCCGGGGCGCCGGAGTCGGACGTCACCGCGACCTGGCGTCCGCTCGGCTACAACATCCGGCCGCGGCGGCTGCACGCCATCGCGCGCGAATCGGTCGAGCGCTACGGCGGACAGCTTCCCTCCGACGAAGCCACGCTGCGTTCGTTCAAGGGCATTGGTGAATACACTGCCGGCGCGGTGATGAGCTTCGCGTTCCGCCAGCGCGCCGCCATCCTGGACACCAACGTCGCCCGCGTCCTCTTCCGCGTGTTCGTCGGACGCGGCGAGCCGAAGGCGCACGCGATGAGGAAACATCTCTGGGAGGTCTCGCGCACGGTGCTGCCGCACCGGCACGTGTTCGACTTCAACCAGGCGCTGATGGATTTCGGCGCGACGTTGTGCACGGCGCGGAAGCCGAAGTGCCTGGTGTGCCCGATGCGTCCGTCGTGCCGCGCGTATCCGTTCAATCCCGACAACGAGCATCCGTCGCCGAGGTCCGGGACGCGGGCGTGA
- a CDS encoding tagatose 1,6-diphosphate aldolase produces the protein MKITPGKLAGMKAVSDDRGVIAAAAMDQRGSLKKSLAKERGGDVTDKDMEDFKIHVTEVLTRHASAILLDPEWGIPASKRRAKGAGLLMAYEKTGYDATTPGRLPDLLDLWSVRRLKAAGADCIKILLYYAPADPSSINDHKHAWVERIGDECRALDIPFFLEVIAYEEGLDEKGLEFARKKPELVAAYMREFSKDQYGVDVLKVEVPVNMKFVEGMTCFGGTSAYSKQQAMDAFRRTADVSRRPFIYLSAGVSNAEFSETLELAGEAGTRFSGVLCGRATWKDGIGIYGKQGAQAFRTWLESEGVKNIANVNSHLKTAHPWFAFYGAKSAEELAG, from the coding sequence GTGAAAATCACTCCTGGAAAGCTGGCCGGTATGAAGGCGGTCTCCGACGATCGCGGCGTGATCGCCGCGGCGGCGATGGACCAGCGCGGATCGTTGAAGAAGTCGCTCGCCAAGGAGCGCGGCGGCGACGTCACCGACAAGGACATGGAGGACTTCAAGATCCATGTCACCGAAGTGCTGACGCGCCACGCCAGCGCGATCCTGCTCGACCCGGAGTGGGGCATTCCCGCCAGCAAGCGTCGCGCGAAAGGCGCGGGCCTGCTGATGGCCTACGAGAAGACCGGCTACGACGCGACCACCCCGGGCCGGCTGCCCGATCTGCTCGACCTGTGGTCGGTGCGCCGCCTGAAGGCCGCCGGAGCCGACTGCATCAAGATCCTGCTCTATTACGCGCCGGCGGATCCGTCGTCCATCAACGACCACAAGCATGCGTGGGTCGAGCGCATCGGGGACGAGTGCCGCGCGCTCGACATCCCCTTCTTCCTGGAGGTCATCGCCTACGAGGAAGGGCTCGACGAGAAGGGACTGGAATTCGCCCGCAAGAAGCCCGAGCTGGTCGCCGCATACATGCGGGAGTTCTCCAAGGACCAGTACGGCGTCGACGTGCTGAAGGTGGAAGTGCCCGTCAACATGAAGTTCGTCGAGGGCATGACGTGCTTCGGCGGGACCAGCGCCTACAGCAAGCAGCAGGCGATGGACGCCTTCCGCAGGACCGCCGACGTCTCCCGCCGGCCGTTCATCTATCTCTCAGCCGGCGTCAGCAACGCGGAGTTCAGCGAGACGCTCGAGCTCGCCGGCGAGGCCGGCACGCGCTTCTCCGGCGTGCTGTGCGGCCGCGCCACCTGGAAGGACGGGATTGGGATCTACGGAAAGCAGGGGGCGCAGGCGTTCAGGACGTGGCTGGAGAGCGAAGGCGTGAAGAACATCGCCAACGTCAACAGCCACCTGAAGACCGCGCACCCGTGGTTCGCGTTCTACGGCGCGAAGTCCGCCGAGGAGCTCGCCGGATAG
- a CDS encoding NUDIX hydrolase gives MDYRYCPACGGALEKRSLKASDPDRLVCAACGFVFYLDPKVAVGTIIRTEDARLVLVRRAIEPGYGLWVFPGGFVDRGEELAKAAVREAREESGLDVRLDRLVNIYSYPDAAVIIVVYAATALAGELCSDDECLEARLFHADEIPWDELAFRSTREALKDYLDGVRVV, from the coding sequence ATGGACTATCGGTACTGCCCGGCGTGCGGCGGAGCGCTCGAAAAGCGCAGCCTCAAGGCGAGCGATCCCGATCGCCTGGTATGCGCCGCCTGCGGCTTCGTCTTCTACCTCGATCCCAAGGTCGCCGTCGGAACCATCATCAGAACCGAAGACGCACGCCTCGTGCTGGTGAGACGCGCCATCGAACCCGGCTACGGCCTCTGGGTGTTCCCGGGCGGCTTCGTCGATCGCGGCGAGGAGCTGGCGAAGGCGGCCGTCCGGGAAGCGCGCGAAGAGTCCGGGCTGGACGTGCGGCTCGACCGCCTCGTGAACATCTACTCCTACCCCGATGCCGCCGTGATCATCGTCGTCTACGCGGCGACGGCGCTCGCCGGCGAGCTCTGCAGCGACGATGAATGCCTGGAGGCGCGGCTGTTTCACGCCGATGAGATCCCATGGGATGAACTCGCGTTCCGGAGCACGAGAGAGGCGCTCAAGGACTACCTCGACGGCGTCCGCGTGGTATAA
- a CDS encoding glycine cleavage T C-terminal barrel domain-containing protein — MALEQDNSRGYAALRDGAALVRVGRTGRILLTGADRRSYLQGLLTNDIEALRPGTGCYAAMLTAQGRMIADMRVLELGDAVMLDVPAEVAAAIRDHLDRFVIAEDVTVQEVTASRAEMGLYGPRAIEVLAAAGTQGGAPAALYASTRGRIAGVDVLIVRSDATGVRGFDLIASAAGAPAVEEALFAAGAIPATDADVETVRIESGRPRFGADMDSDTIPLEAGLEDRAISRTKGCYVGQEVIVRVLDRGHGRVARRLVGLTLAADAPVPAADAKIRSAEKDAGRVTSAVFSPALARPIALAYVHRDFSEPGTRVQVDGAGDAVVAALPLVPLE, encoded by the coding sequence GTGGCATTAGAACAGGATAACAGCAGAGGATATGCGGCGCTGCGCGACGGCGCCGCACTGGTGCGCGTCGGGCGCACCGGACGTATCCTGCTGACCGGCGCGGATCGCCGCTCGTATCTGCAGGGGCTGTTGACCAACGACATCGAGGCGCTGCGGCCGGGAACGGGTTGCTACGCCGCGATGCTGACGGCGCAGGGGCGGATGATCGCCGACATGCGCGTGCTCGAGCTGGGGGACGCCGTCATGCTCGACGTTCCGGCCGAGGTCGCGGCTGCGATCCGCGATCATCTCGATCGCTTCGTGATCGCCGAGGACGTGACGGTCCAGGAGGTGACTGCGTCCCGCGCCGAGATGGGACTCTACGGTCCTCGCGCCATCGAGGTGCTTGCCGCCGCCGGCACGCAAGGCGGGGCGCCCGCCGCGCTGTACGCCAGCACGCGCGGACGAATCGCCGGGGTGGACGTGCTGATCGTGCGCAGCGATGCCACAGGCGTGCGCGGTTTCGACCTGATCGCCTCCGCCGCCGGGGCGCCCGCCGTCGAAGAGGCACTGTTCGCGGCCGGCGCGATCCCCGCGACCGACGCCGACGTCGAGACCGTCCGGATCGAAAGCGGCCGCCCGCGGTTCGGCGCCGACATGGACAGCGACACGATCCCTCTCGAAGCCGGGCTCGAGGATCGCGCGATCTCGAGGACCAAGGGCTGTTACGTGGGCCAGGAAGTGATCGTGCGTGTGCTCGATCGCGGCCACGGGCGTGTCGCCCGGCGCCTCGTCGGTCTCACGCTGGCGGCAGACGCGCCGGTGCCCGCCGCGGACGCGAAGATCCGCAGTGCGGAGAAGGACGCCGGGCGCGTGACCAGCGCGGTCTTCTCCCCCGCGCTCGCGCGGCCGATCGCGCTCGCATACGTGCACCGGGACTTCAGCGAGCCCGGCACCCGCGTGCAGGTCGACGGCGCCGGCGACGCCGTGGTCGCGGCGCTACCGCTCGTCCCGCTCGAGTAG
- the hpnD gene encoding presqualene diphosphate synthase HpnD yields MARDTSFYYSFLVLPPEQRRAIVAVWDFCRAVDDAVDEAPADRRIAQVQSWREELARCFGAGPPATPQGRALQPLIGAFNLPRPPFDALIEGVEMDLVTTRYPTFADLYEYCIRVASSVGLVCVEIFGCREPASRQYAIDLGVALQLTNILRDVPGDLERGRVYIPLEDFSRFGCREGDLGAEAMHAGHGVRSAAVKQLLAFQAQRAREYYRRADAVLPRRDARRLVAARIMGAIYFGILRRIEASDYDVFSQVIRVPRPRRALIAAATWARTAITGR; encoded by the coding sequence GTGGCTAGAGACACCAGCTTCTATTACTCGTTCCTCGTGCTTCCCCCCGAGCAGCGCCGCGCCATCGTCGCGGTGTGGGACTTCTGCCGCGCGGTGGACGATGCGGTGGACGAGGCGCCGGCGGACCGTCGCATCGCGCAGGTGCAGTCGTGGCGTGAGGAACTGGCGCGCTGCTTCGGTGCCGGCCCCCCCGCGACCCCGCAGGGGCGCGCGCTGCAGCCGCTCATCGGCGCCTTCAACCTGCCGCGGCCGCCGTTCGATGCGCTGATCGAGGGGGTGGAAATGGATCTCGTCACCACGCGCTACCCGACCTTCGCGGATCTCTACGAGTACTGCATCCGCGTCGCCTCGTCCGTCGGGCTCGTCTGCGTCGAGATCTTCGGGTGCCGCGAACCGGCCTCGCGGCAGTACGCGATCGATCTCGGGGTCGCGCTGCAGCTCACCAACATCCTGCGCGACGTGCCCGGCGATCTCGAGCGCGGCCGCGTCTACATTCCGCTGGAGGATTTCTCACGGTTCGGCTGCCGCGAGGGGGATCTGGGCGCCGAAGCGATGCACGCGGGGCATGGCGTCCGATCCGCCGCGGTCAAGCAGCTGCTGGCGTTCCAGGCGCAGCGCGCGCGCGAGTATTACCGCCGGGCGGACGCGGTGCTGCCGCGACGCGACGCCCGCCGGCTGGTGGCCGCGCGGATCATGGGCGCCATCTACTTCGGCATCCTGCGGCGGATCGAGGCCAGCGACTACGACGTGTTCAGCCAGGTCATCCGCGTCCCGCGCCCGCGCCGCGCCCTGATCGCCGCCGCGACCTGGGCCCGCACGGCGATTACCGGACGCTGA
- the thiI gene encoding tRNA uracil 4-sulfurtransferase ThiI, giving the protein MKSVVIHYQEIALKGKNRPWFVARLVRNIREATKDLDVRDVRALQGRIELVLGDSLSWEAARDRVATVFGIGNFARAGRAPLDVEAIAREILKDLGPRDPPSFRLSARRSDKRFPLTSPEIEREVGGRIKEARGWRVDLSNPALTIHVEALSNEAFYFFGKERGAGGLPVGASGKVACLLSGGIDSPVAAWRMMRRGCRVMFVHFHSYPILSRASQEKTRELAQLLARYQYHSRLVLVPFGEIQQRVVLAVAPPLRVVIYRRLMMRIAERLARLNRAQALVTGEVVGQVASQTLENMATIGSVASLPVLRPLVGMDKDEITAEAQRLGSYQVSIIPDQDCCTLFTPKHPATKAKRRDVERAEEDLPVDEIVTQAVAAAVVEHFSFPDIK; this is encoded by the coding sequence ATGAAATCTGTCGTCATCCACTATCAAGAGATCGCGCTCAAAGGGAAGAACCGTCCGTGGTTCGTGGCGCGTCTCGTGCGGAACATCAGGGAGGCGACCAAGGACCTCGACGTCCGCGACGTGCGCGCGCTCCAAGGGCGCATCGAGCTCGTGCTCGGCGACTCCCTCTCGTGGGAGGCGGCGCGCGACCGCGTCGCCACGGTGTTCGGGATCGGCAACTTCGCGCGCGCCGGACGCGCGCCGCTCGACGTCGAGGCGATCGCCCGGGAGATCCTGAAGGATCTCGGCCCCCGCGATCCGCCCTCGTTCCGCCTCTCGGCGCGGCGCTCCGACAAGCGTTTCCCGCTCACCTCGCCGGAGATCGAGCGAGAGGTCGGCGGACGGATCAAGGAGGCGCGCGGATGGCGCGTCGATCTGTCCAATCCGGCGCTGACGATTCACGTGGAGGCGCTGTCGAACGAGGCGTTCTATTTCTTCGGCAAGGAACGGGGCGCGGGCGGATTGCCGGTCGGCGCCAGCGGCAAGGTGGCGTGCCTGCTGTCCGGCGGGATCGATTCGCCGGTCGCGGCATGGCGGATGATGCGCCGCGGCTGCCGCGTGATGTTCGTCCACTTCCACAGCTACCCGATTCTCTCGCGCGCGTCGCAGGAGAAGACGCGGGAGCTGGCGCAGTTGCTGGCGCGTTACCAGTACCACTCCAGGCTGGTGCTCGTGCCGTTCGGCGAGATCCAGCAGCGCGTCGTCCTCGCCGTGGCGCCGCCGCTGCGCGTGGTGATCTACCGGCGGCTCATGATGCGGATCGCCGAGCGGCTGGCGCGGCTCAATCGCGCGCAGGCGCTCGTCACCGGTGAAGTGGTCGGCCAGGTCGCGTCGCAGACGCTCGAGAACATGGCGACGATCGGCAGCGTGGCGTCGCTGCCGGTGCTGCGGCCGCTCGTCGGCATGGACAAGGACGAGATCACCGCGGAGGCCCAGCGGCTCGGCAGCTATCAGGTCTCGATCATTCCGGATCAGGATTGCTGCACGCTGTTCACGCCCAAGCATCCGGCGACGAAAGCCAAGCGCCGCGACGTCGAACGCGCCGAGGAAGATCTGCCGGTCGACGAAATCGTCACGCAGGCGGTCGCCGCCGCCGTCGTGGAACACTTTTCATTTCCCGATATAAAATAA
- the hpnE gene encoding hydroxysqualene dehydroxylase HpnE, which yields MADFDVAVVGAGVAGLAAATALAEAGRRVLVLEARGTLGGRATAFVDRETGERVDNGQHVLFGCYYETLALLRRIGAEANVRAQPSLEVPFIGPAGEPSVLACPPGPSPLHLLVGVLRWDAVPWLERLRVLRLAWPMLRARTTLARGEPERTPGTVAEWLTRHGQAGRLREWLWEPLAVAALNQPPDEAAAAYFVRVLSLMFGPDPRGASIVLPTVPLDEMYAQPARRYIEARGGEVRTSALSRIRIQRGRVAGVEIRGEPVAVRRAVAAVPWFALAPLLVGDTAPMGAIVEAASSMQSKPIVTVNLWYDRTVMDQPFVGLPGREMQWVFDKWQAFGEHASHLSLVASGADRLAATDTASLVSLAAREVAAAIPGARDASLVRGTVVRERRATFSLAVDQPARPAVKTPVDGLVLAGDWIDTGLPGTIESAALAGHLAAAALHDSEQAQP from the coding sequence ATGGCTGATTTCGACGTCGCGGTGGTTGGCGCCGGTGTCGCCGGGCTCGCGGCGGCGACCGCGCTCGCCGAAGCGGGCCGGCGCGTGCTCGTGCTCGAAGCCAGGGGCACGCTCGGCGGACGCGCCACCGCGTTCGTGGATCGCGAGACCGGCGAGCGCGTGGACAACGGGCAGCACGTCCTGTTCGGCTGCTACTACGAGACGCTCGCGCTGCTGCGCCGCATCGGCGCCGAGGCGAACGTTCGCGCGCAGCCGTCGCTGGAAGTGCCCTTCATCGGCCCGGCGGGCGAGCCGTCGGTGCTCGCCTGTCCGCCAGGCCCCTCCCCGCTCCATCTGCTCGTCGGTGTGCTGCGCTGGGACGCGGTGCCGTGGCTCGAGCGGCTGCGAGTGCTGCGGCTGGCGTGGCCGATGCTGCGCGCGCGGACGACGCTCGCCCGCGGAGAGCCGGAGCGCACGCCCGGCACGGTGGCCGAGTGGCTGACGCGCCACGGCCAGGCAGGCCGGCTGCGCGAATGGTTGTGGGAGCCGCTGGCGGTCGCGGCGTTGAACCAGCCGCCCGACGAAGCCGCGGCGGCGTATTTCGTGCGCGTGCTGTCGCTGATGTTCGGACCCGATCCCCGCGGCGCGTCGATCGTGCTGCCGACCGTTCCGCTCGACGAGATGTATGCGCAGCCGGCGCGGCGGTACATCGAAGCGCGCGGCGGCGAGGTGCGGACCAGCGCGCTGTCGCGGATCCGCATCCAGCGGGGACGCGTCGCCGGCGTCGAGATCCGCGGGGAGCCGGTGGCCGTGCGCCGCGCCGTCGCCGCCGTGCCGTGGTTCGCGCTCGCCCCGCTGCTGGTGGGCGACACCGCGCCGATGGGGGCGATCGTGGAGGCGGCCTCGAGCATGCAATCGAAGCCGATCGTGACGGTGAATCTCTGGTACGACCGGACGGTGATGGACCAGCCGTTCGTCGGCCTGCCGGGGCGCGAGATGCAGTGGGTGTTCGACAAGTGGCAGGCGTTCGGCGAGCACGCGTCGCACCTCTCGCTCGTGGCGAGCGGCGCCGATCGTCTCGCCGCCACGGATACGGCATCCCTGGTGTCGCTCGCGGCGCGCGAAGTGGCCGCGGCGATTCCCGGAGCGCGCGACGCGTCACTGGTCCGCGGCACCGTGGTCCGCGAGCGGCGGGCGACCTTTTCCCTGGCGGTCGATCAGCCGGCGCGTCCCGCGGTGAAAACACCGGTGGACGGGCTGGTTCTGGCCGGCGACTGGATCGACACCGGCTTACCGGGCACAATTGAGAGCGCCGCCCTCGCCGGCCACCTGGCCGCCGCAGCGCTTCACGACTCCGAGCAAGCGCAGCCATGA
- the hpnC gene encoding squalene synthase HpnC gives MSPPRPPSTDLAHAYAYCERLARAHYENFPVASRLLPAAMRPHIAAIYAFARLADDMADEGRRPDTARIQDLERWGARLDRAIAGDADDGPHGEVFVALRHTIEACLLPVPLFHDLLSAFAQDVTVRRYATWDDVLDYCRRSANPVGRLVLRVAGRDRDALDGASDAVCTALQLTNFWQDLRIDWDRGRLYVPAAVWRAHGATEDGLRGDRLPDEWRRAMREAIEYTRALFDRGREVCDAVPGRLKYELRATWLGGARILDKLEELHYDPYVRRPALSWRDAPGLVWRAIVWPQDSRG, from the coding sequence GTGAGCCCGCCGAGGCCGCCGAGTACGGATCTGGCGCACGCGTATGCGTACTGCGAGCGCCTTGCGCGGGCCCATTACGAGAATTTTCCCGTCGCCTCGCGTCTGCTCCCTGCCGCGATGCGTCCGCACATCGCCGCCATCTACGCGTTTGCGCGCCTCGCGGACGACATGGCCGACGAAGGACGGCGGCCCGACACGGCTCGAATCCAGGATCTCGAGCGGTGGGGCGCGCGCCTCGACCGCGCCATCGCCGGCGACGCCGACGACGGGCCGCACGGCGAAGTGTTCGTCGCGCTCCGCCACACGATCGAGGCCTGCCTCCTCCCCGTGCCGCTGTTCCACGATCTGCTGAGCGCGTTCGCCCAGGACGTCACCGTCAGGCGCTACGCGACCTGGGACGACGTGCTGGACTACTGCCGCCGCTCCGCCAACCCCGTCGGCCGTCTCGTCCTGCGCGTCGCGGGCCGGGATCGCGACGCGCTCGACGGCGCCTCGGACGCGGTGTGCACGGCGCTGCAGTTGACCAACTTCTGGCAGGACCTCCGCATCGACTGGGACCGCGGGCGCCTTTACGTGCCCGCCGCCGTCTGGCGCGCGCACGGCGCGACCGAAGACGGCCTGCGCGGCGATCGCCTTCCCGACGAGTGGCGGCGCGCCATGCGCGAGGCAATCGAGTACACGCGGGCGCTGTTCGATCGCGGCCGCGAAGTGTGCGACGCCGTGCCGGGGCGGCTCAAATACGAGCTGCGCGCCACGTGGCTGGGCGGCGCGCGGATTCTGGATAAGCTGGAAGAGTTGCACTACGACCCGTACGTCAGGCGTCCGGCGTTGTCGTGGCGCGACGCGCCCGGACTCGTCTGGCGCGCGATCGTGTGGCCGCAGGACTCGCGTGGCTAG
- a CDS encoding (deoxy)nucleoside triphosphate pyrophosphohydrolase, with the protein MTIVVTAAVIRRGDRFLVTRRQQGVHLEGLWEFPGGKCDPGESLAECLRRELREELGADGVIGGELLAVTHHYPERSVELHFLACELTQDPVPLLGQEMRWVPREALRSLHFPPADDELIALLERDER; encoded by the coding sequence GTGACCATCGTCGTCACCGCGGCGGTCATCCGTCGCGGCGATCGGTTTCTCGTCACCCGGCGCCAGCAGGGCGTGCACCTGGAAGGGCTGTGGGAGTTTCCGGGCGGCAAGTGCGACCCCGGCGAGTCGCTCGCCGAATGCCTGCGGCGCGAGTTGAGGGAGGAGCTTGGCGCGGACGGCGTGATCGGCGGCGAGCTGCTCGCCGTGACGCACCACTATCCCGAGCGGAGCGTCGAGCTGCACTTTCTCGCCTGCGAGCTGACGCAGGATCCGGTTCCGCTCCTCGGCCAGGAGATGCGCTGGGTACCGCGAGAGGCGCTGCGATCGCTGCACTTCCCGCCGGCAGACGACGAACTGATCGCGCTACTCGAGCGGGACGAGCGGTAG
- a CDS encoding cob(I)yrinic acid a,c-diamide adenosyltransferase: MKIYTKTGDSGETGLYGGVRVSKAHGRVAAYGDVDELNAALGLARATLGGSVGAADLAAMLEQIQRDLFALGARLADPSHRIADRVGKAVIAAGHVTRLEGWIDSLDASLPPLRRFILAGGAPAGAALHLARTVCRRAERAMVALIEAEADAFEPELLVYVNRLSDLLFVMARAANQRAGTPEVEW; the protein is encoded by the coding sequence GTGAAAATTTATACCAAGACCGGCGACAGTGGAGAAACCGGTCTTTACGGCGGCGTGCGCGTCTCGAAGGCGCATGGCCGCGTCGCCGCCTACGGCGACGTGGACGAGCTGAACGCCGCGCTGGGGCTCGCCCGCGCGACGCTGGGCGGGTCGGTCGGCGCCGCGGACCTCGCCGCAATGCTCGAGCAGATTCAGCGCGACCTGTTCGCCCTCGGCGCGCGGCTCGCCGATCCGTCGCACCGGATCGCCGATCGCGTCGGCAAAGCGGTGATCGCGGCCGGGCACGTGACCCGCCTCGAAGGCTGGATCGATTCGCTCGACGCGTCGCTCCCGCCGCTCCGCCGCTTCATTCTCGCCGGCGGCGCCCCCGCCGGGGCGGCGCTGCACCTGGCGCGGACGGTGTGCCGGCGGGCGGAGCGCGCGATGGTCGCGCTGATCGAAGCGGAAGCGGATGCTTTCGAGCCCGAGCTGCTGGTCTACGTCAACCGCCTCTCGGATCTGCTCTTCGTGATGGCGCGCGCCGCCAACCAGCGCGCGGGCACGCCCGAAGTCGAGTGGTGA
- a CDS encoding alpha/beta fold hydrolase, which translates to MALTAAVLATGAAAQTPELPATGDASFAIYLQGVQIGREQTNVARGPSGWIVTSSGRSEAPIDFTVARFEAKYAPDWQPLELTLEARLRNAVATIRTSFALTTAINEVTQNSKTVGKEDQISAKTIVLPNNVFGAYEALAARLHGTAAGTELPVYVVPQGEVRLRVRAVSEQALTGAGAGLRTRRYDVTFANPDRPVDAVVLVDDRARLVRFELPALGLLVVREDAASVALRPETARNPTDTDVSVAANGFNLAGTLTTPPGVAGRLRHPAIVLVGGVTPGDRDQVVSGVAVFAQLAKGLADAGHVVLRYDRRGAGQSGGRTESATLGDYADDVVSAVRWLARRGDVDKKRIVVAGYGDGAAAALIAASRHKEIDGVITIDAAGTRGADLILEQQQQVLNALKLSPEERQNRIEMQKRIQAAVISGTGWEGVPPAMRRQADTPWFRSVLTFDPAQAVARVKQPLLILHAELDPNIPASEADRLAALASARKKVAAPDVVKVPGAGNTLAAPGSNAVNPAFVTAIAEWVKKL; encoded by the coding sequence GTGGCGCTGACGGCAGCGGTGCTCGCCACTGGCGCCGCCGCGCAGACGCCGGAACTGCCGGCCACGGGCGACGCGAGCTTCGCGATTTACCTGCAGGGAGTCCAGATCGGCCGCGAACAGACGAACGTCGCGCGCGGACCGTCCGGCTGGATCGTCACGTCGAGCGGACGCAGCGAAGCGCCGATCGACTTCACCGTCGCACGCTTCGAAGCGAAGTACGCCCCCGACTGGCAGCCGCTCGAGCTGACGCTGGAAGCGCGGCTGCGCAATGCGGTGGCGACGATCAGGACGTCGTTCGCGCTCACCACTGCGATCAACGAGGTGACGCAGAACAGCAAGACCGTCGGCAAAGAGGACCAGATCAGCGCCAAGACGATCGTGCTCCCCAACAACGTGTTCGGCGCCTACGAAGCGCTGGCGGCGCGGCTGCACGGCACCGCGGCGGGCACCGAGCTGCCCGTCTACGTCGTCCCCCAGGGGGAAGTGAGGCTGCGCGTGCGCGCCGTGAGCGAGCAGGCGCTGACCGGTGCCGGCGCCGGCCTGCGCACGCGCCGCTACGACGTGACCTTCGCCAACCCGGATCGGCCGGTCGACGCGGTCGTCCTCGTGGACGATCGAGCGCGGCTGGTGCGCTTCGAGCTGCCGGCGCTGGGACTCCTGGTGGTGCGGGAGGACGCGGCCAGTGTGGCTCTCCGCCCGGAAACGGCGCGCAATCCGACCGACACCGACGTCTCGGTCGCGGCGAACGGGTTCAACCTTGCCGGCACGTTGACGACGCCGCCGGGCGTGGCCGGCAGGCTGCGACACCCCGCGATCGTGCTGGTCGGCGGCGTGACTCCGGGCGATCGCGACCAGGTCGTCAGCGGCGTGGCGGTGTTCGCGCAGCTGGCAAAGGGGCTCGCCGACGCCGGCCATGTCGTGCTGCGCTACGACCGCCGCGGCGCCGGCCAGAGCGGCGGCCGCACCGAGAGCGCCACCCTCGGCGACTACGCGGACGACGTGGTTTCCGCCGTACGGTGGCTGGCCAGGCGCGGCGACGTCGACAAGAAGCGCATCGTCGTCGCCGGCTACGGCGACGGCGCGGCGGCGGCGCTGATTGCCGCGTCACGCCACAAGGAAATCGACGGGGTGATCACGATCGACGCAGCGGGCACGCGAGGCGCGGATCTGATTCTCGAACAGCAGCAGCAGGTGCTGAACGCGCTGAAGCTGTCGCCGGAGGAGCGGCAGAACCGGATCGAGATGCAGAAGCGGATCCAGGCGGCGGTGATCAGCGGAACCGGCTGGGAGGGGGTGCCGCCGGCGATGCGGCGTCAGGCCGATACGCCGTGGTTCAGGAGCGTGCTGACGTTCGATCCGGCGCAGGCGGTGGCGCGCGTGAAGCAGCCGCTGCTCATCCTGCACGCCGAGCTCGATCCCAACATCCCGGCGTCGGAGGCGGATCGGCTGGCGGCGCTCGCCTCCGCGCGCAAGAAAGTGGCGGCGCCCGACGTCGTCAAGGTGCCGGGCGCGGGGAACACGCTCGCCGCGCCCGGCAGCAACGCCGTGAATCCGGCGTTCGTCACCGCGATCGCCGAGTGGGTGAAAAAGCTCTAG
- a CDS encoding FHA domain-containing protein produces MWVLRTAEQAELPLTFRILPGSIKTIGRAPRADFVVDAALVSRLHCRLTAGAAELEVVDLESTNGTFVNGERTDRGRLKAGDRLGVGRVELLVHHVAG; encoded by the coding sequence ATGTGGGTGCTGCGGACCGCCGAACAGGCTGAACTGCCTCTGACCTTCCGAATTCTGCCCGGCAGCATCAAGACGATCGGCCGCGCGCCGCGCGCCGACTTCGTCGTCGACGCCGCGCTCGTCTCACGGCTGCATTGCCGGCTCACCGCGGGCGCCGCGGAGCTCGAGGTCGTCGATCTCGAGAGCACCAACGGCACCTTCGTGAACGGCGAGCGGACGGACCGCGGCCGCCTCAAGGCCGGCGACCGGCTGGGGGTCGGCCGCGTGGAGCTGCTCGTCCATCACGTCGCCGGCTAG